In Pajaroellobacter abortibovis, the following are encoded in one genomic region:
- the uvrC gene encoding excinuclease ABC subunit UvrC, producing MQYLPYPASLTSKLKTLPKKPGVYLFKDAAGKIIYVGKAKNLRSRVRSYFQSSLTDSRASIPFLLRVVRDFDTVVAGNENEALILENNLIKEYQPTYNVRLRDDKEYLSLKLDISHSWPRFYLARRFPAHAEKERVFGPYSSSMAVRRALYLVNKHFQLRTCTDTEFLARRYPCLQYHIKRCPAPCVYEVEAAWYARQIRSASLFLEGRYDELSRELEVQMKEYAQAMHFELAAVYRDQLRMIAQLQEQQRVVSLDRRDRHVIGLHREGDLAEVALLIIRKGRLTGVVTFSIKGVEIPDEEVIAAFLIQYYGGEQKDSCFEENREMGRQVHPWVGLIPPEVILPVKPEGMSAIATWLSKKAGQYVSVFCPKRGERVALLALAHQNARHAFAEKQRESEDSERKLAQFQQGLRLPRFPRRIECCDISHLGGTNTVGAIVAMTDGQLDKKRYRIFHVRGIGEESVGGDDYHAMYEVLARRFCRGKKVDLSSHADPEKRAVHQKEKKGGMSKSDSKWELPDLFVVDGGRGQLAVALAAARDLGLHDLPVVAIAKERETTVGEILSDRVYLPGQKNPIPLGKHSAALFLLTRLRDEAHRFSNRARERLGWKRWSHSSLEDIRGLGSAARTALLSSLGSIEAIRKADDATLLAIPGIRARHVKALRAAFSDEESS from the coding sequence ATGCAGTACCTCCCCTATCCCGCCTCTCTTACCAGCAAACTGAAGACACTCCCTAAGAAACCTGGGGTGTATCTTTTCAAGGATGCCGCGGGGAAGATTATTTATGTTGGCAAAGCGAAGAATTTGCGTTCGCGGGTACGGAGCTATTTTCAAAGTAGCCTTACCGATTCTCGCGCTTCTATCCCTTTCTTGCTTCGGGTGGTTCGCGATTTTGACACTGTTGTGGCGGGGAATGAGAATGAAGCGCTGATTTTAGAGAATAACCTGATCAAAGAATACCAGCCAACCTACAATGTCCGCTTGAGAGATGACAAAGAATATCTTTCTCTCAAGTTGGATATCTCGCATTCCTGGCCTCGTTTCTATCTAGCCCGGCGGTTTCCTGCTCATGCAGAAAAAGAACGAGTCTTTGGCCCGTATTCCTCTTCAATGGCTGTCAGGCGCGCACTTTATCTGGTCAATAAGCACTTCCAGTTAAGAACGTGTACGGATACAGAATTTCTTGCGCGTCGATACCCTTGCTTGCAATATCATATCAAGCGTTGTCCTGCACCCTGCGTCTATGAGGTAGAGGCTGCATGGTACGCGAGGCAGATTCGATCGGCGAGTCTATTTTTAGAAGGCCGTTATGATGAGCTCTCTCGTGAATTGGAAGTGCAGATGAAAGAGTATGCCCAGGCGATGCATTTTGAGCTGGCTGCTGTGTATCGCGATCAATTGCGTATGATCGCACAACTCCAGGAGCAGCAGCGAGTGGTCTCGCTGGACCGGCGCGATCGTCATGTGATCGGCCTTCATCGAGAGGGGGATCTGGCAGAAGTGGCTCTTCTGATCATCAGGAAGGGGAGACTTACGGGAGTAGTGACTTTCTCAATCAAAGGGGTCGAAATCCCTGATGAGGAGGTGATCGCTGCCTTTTTAATACAATATTATGGAGGGGAGCAGAAAGATTCTTGCTTTGAGGAGAATCGTGAAATGGGCCGTCAAGTTCATCCTTGGGTGGGTCTGATCCCTCCGGAAGTCATTCTTCCTGTTAAACCGGAAGGAATGTCCGCTATAGCAACATGGCTCTCAAAAAAAGCAGGGCAGTATGTCTCTGTCTTCTGTCCAAAACGGGGAGAACGAGTTGCTCTGCTTGCGCTTGCCCATCAAAACGCGCGTCATGCATTTGCAGAGAAGCAACGTGAAAGCGAAGATAGTGAACGTAAACTCGCGCAGTTTCAGCAAGGGCTTCGCCTTCCCAGATTCCCTCGTCGGATCGAGTGCTGTGATATTTCTCATCTAGGAGGAACGAATACCGTTGGAGCAATTGTCGCGATGACGGATGGACAGCTCGATAAGAAACGCTATCGCATTTTTCATGTGCGCGGGATAGGAGAGGAGAGTGTTGGGGGGGATGATTATCACGCGATGTATGAGGTGTTAGCACGCAGATTTTGCAGAGGCAAAAAGGTAGACCTCTCTAGCCACGCCGATCCAGAAAAGAGGGCTGTCCACCAGAAAGAAAAAAAAGGAGGGATGAGCAAATCTGACTCCAAATGGGAACTTCCTGATCTATTTGTGGTCGATGGTGGACGTGGTCAGCTTGCAGTTGCTCTTGCTGCAGCTCGCGATCTTGGACTACACGATCTCCCTGTGGTAGCGATTGCCAAGGAACGAGAAACAACTGTGGGAGAAATCCTGTCGGATCGCGTCTATCTTCCGGGGCAAAAAAATCCGATTCCTTTGGGGAAACATTCAGCAGCTCTCTTTTTGCTTACGAGGTTACGTGATGAGGCGCATCGATTTTCTAACCGCGCTCGCGAGCGGCTGGGATGGAAAAGGTGGAGTCATTCGTCGCTCGAGGATATCCGTGGGCTTGGCTCTGCAGCGCGTACCGCCTTGCTTTCTTCTCTGGGGAGCATAGAGGCAATCCGCAAAGCGGATGATGCAACATTACTTGCCATCCCAGGTATTCGCGCGAGGCATGTCAAAGCGCTTCGCGCTGCTTTCTCTGACGAGGAGTCCTCCTGA
- a CDS encoding response regulator transcription factor yields the protein MKRTILIIEDEPHLVMGLRDALEFEGFHVVFAANGRDGIALAKSASPDATILDLMLPDMNGYAVCEALRRQNPHLPIIMLTARSQEIDKIRGLDAGADDYVTKPFSVNELIARIRAIFRRASPKINAVKEIQLGNISINFVKHEMTARGRIHPLSFYEVELLRMLVERMGTPVHRDEILSRIWGLEASPTNRTVDNFIVKLRKKMEISPERPKYILTVYGYGYKLIND from the coding sequence ATGAAGAGGACCATTTTAATCATTGAAGATGAGCCTCACCTCGTGATGGGGCTTCGTGATGCGTTGGAATTTGAAGGATTTCATGTGGTGTTTGCTGCTAATGGGCGAGATGGTATCGCGCTGGCCAAATCGGCTTCGCCCGATGCGACGATCCTCGATCTGATGTTGCCCGATATGAATGGATACGCAGTATGTGAAGCGTTGCGTCGACAGAATCCCCATTTACCTATCATTATGCTCACAGCTCGCTCGCAGGAAATCGATAAGATTCGGGGTTTGGATGCGGGTGCAGATGATTATGTGACCAAGCCTTTTAGTGTCAATGAACTCATTGCGCGCATACGGGCTATTTTTCGTCGCGCCTCTCCCAAGATCAATGCAGTCAAGGAAATTCAATTGGGAAATATCTCGATTAATTTTGTGAAACATGAAATGACCGCGCGAGGTCGGATCCATCCATTGTCATTTTATGAAGTTGAACTGTTGCGCATGTTGGTTGAACGAATGGGCACCCCTGTTCATCGAGACGAAATTCTATCTCGCATCTGGGGTCTCGAGGCCTCTCCGACCAATCGGACAGTCGATAATTTCATCGTCAAATTGCGCAAGAAAATGGAGATTTCTCCAGAAAGACCGAAATATATCCTGACTGTATACGGATATGGATATAAACTGATCAATGACTGA
- a CDS encoding deoxycytidylate deaminase yields the protein MTRQRASWDQYFMNIAREVAMRSTCNRKFVGVVIVRDHCILATGYNGSIRGLPHCDEEGHLLVNNHCTRTLHAETNAVAQAARHGVMIQGGTMYVTASPCWNCFKLLTSAGLVRIVYGEFYQDDRIFPVAQQLDIELVHLLTH from the coding sequence ATGACCAGACAACGAGCTTCATGGGATCAATACTTTATGAATATTGCGCGTGAAGTTGCAATGCGTTCCACTTGCAATCGAAAGTTTGTAGGGGTTGTCATCGTCCGAGACCACTGTATTTTAGCAACAGGATATAACGGCTCTATCCGGGGACTGCCTCATTGTGATGAGGAAGGGCATCTTCTGGTCAATAACCATTGCACACGAACGTTACACGCAGAAACCAATGCTGTGGCTCAAGCGGCGCGACATGGTGTCATGATTCAAGGAGGGACGATGTATGTAACAGCCTCCCCCTGTTGGAACTGCTTTAAGTTGCTGACAAGTGCAGGCCTGGTACGCATCGTTTACGGTGAATTCTATCAAGACGACCGCATTTTTCCAGTTGCTCAACAATTGGATATTGAGCTCGTGCATCTACTCACTCACTAA
- a CDS encoding ATP-binding cassette domain-containing protein translates to MLKLENIHVKIKGESQDIHILKRIALSVDQGQFIKVIGGNGAGKSTQMNVIAGHIIPTEWEVWIDNEKVTSVPEHIRAKLVARFFRDPGVFPDLTIEENLSIASHRGKRRRLSLATSKQTREQFKAILAPL, encoded by the coding sequence GTGCTCAAACTAGAGAACATTCATGTCAAAATAAAAGGAGAGTCCCAAGACATCCACATCCTCAAGAGGATCGCTCTGTCTGTCGATCAAGGGCAGTTCATCAAAGTGATCGGTGGAAATGGAGCCGGCAAATCGACTCAGATGAATGTCATCGCAGGTCACATCATCCCCACAGAATGGGAAGTGTGGATCGATAACGAGAAAGTGACATCCGTTCCCGAACATATCCGAGCGAAGTTGGTTGCACGGTTTTTTCGAGATCCAGGGGTCTTTCCAGACCTCACCATTGAAGAAAATCTCAGCATTGCTTCCCACAGAGGGAAAAGGCGCAGGCTCTCCCTAGCAACCTCCAAACAGACAAGAGAGCAATTTAAAGCAATCTTAGCCCCCCTTTAA